In Hydrogenovibrio marinus, a single genomic region encodes these proteins:
- a CDS encoding CbbQ/NirQ/NorQ/GpvN family protein, with product MSEINALDPQQYIIKNEPFYRPVSDEVELFESAYASRMPMMLKGPTGCGKSRFVEYMAHKLNKPLITVACNEDMTASDLVGRFLIDINGTKWQDGPLTVAARIGAICYLDEVVEARQDTTVVIHPLTDHRRVLPLDKKGELVEAHPDFQLVISYNPGYQSMMKDLKQSTKQRFGGFSFDYPAEQIEAEIIAKEADVEMSIAEKLVQIAQRSRNLKGHGLDEGISTRLLVYAGQLIGKGVSPNKACRMALITPLTDDLDILDTLMTTVETFFEE from the coding sequence ATGTCTGAAATCAATGCTCTTGACCCACAACAATACATCATTAAAAACGAACCTTTTTATCGTCCAGTTTCGGATGAAGTGGAACTGTTCGAGTCGGCTTATGCTTCACGCATGCCGATGATGCTAAAAGGTCCGACAGGATGTGGTAAATCACGTTTTGTTGAATATATGGCGCATAAACTGAACAAGCCATTGATTACCGTTGCCTGTAACGAAGACATGACTGCATCTGATTTGGTCGGTCGCTTCCTGATCGATATCAACGGTACCAAATGGCAAGATGGTCCTTTGACGGTTGCTGCACGTATTGGTGCAATCTGTTATCTGGATGAGGTTGTTGAAGCTCGTCAAGATACTACAGTTGTTATCCACCCTTTGACTGACCACCGTCGTGTATTACCTTTGGATAAGAAAGGTGAGTTGGTTGAAGCTCACCCTGATTTCCAATTGGTTATTTCTTATAACCCTGGTTATCAGTCAATGATGAAAGATTTGAAACAATCGACCAAACAGCGTTTTGGTGGGTTCAGCTTCGATTATCCTGCTGAGCAGATTGAAGCGGAAATCATTGCTAAAGAAGCTGATGTTGAAATGTCTATTGCCGAGAAACTGGTACAGATTGCACAGCGTTCACGTAACCTGAAAGGTCACGGTTTGGACGAAGGGATTTCTACGCGTCTATTGGTTTACGCAGGGCAATTGATTGGTAAAGGTGTTTCACCAAACAAAGCTTGTCGTATGGCGTTGATTACCCCACTAACAGACGATTTGGATATTTTAGATACCTTGATGACGACAGTCGAAACTTTCTTTGAAGAGTAA
- a CDS encoding ribulose bisphosphate carboxylase small subunit, whose amino-acid sequence MSQVQDYPSRLSDPTSRKAETFSYLPKMTADQIKAQVEYIISKGWNPAIEHSEPENAFSYYWYMWKLPMFGETDANVVLAEVDACIKANPNNHVRLIGYDNYAQSQGANMLVKRGDM is encoded by the coding sequence ATGAGTCAAGTACAAGATTATCCTTCAAGATTATCTGATCCAACGTCACGTAAGGCTGAGACTTTCTCTTACCTTCCAAAAATGACAGCTGATCAAATCAAAGCTCAAGTTGAGTACATCATCAGCAAGGGTTGGAACCCTGCGATTGAACACTCAGAGCCAGAGAACGCGTTCTCTTACTACTGGTATATGTGGAAGTTGCCAATGTTTGGTGAAACTGACGCTAACGTAGTATTGGCTGAAGTTGATGCGTGTATCAAAGCTAACCCAAACAACCACGTTCGTTTGATTGGTTATGATAACTATGCTCAGTCACAAGGCGCTAACATGCTTGTTAAGCGTGGTGACATGTAA
- a CDS encoding form I ribulose bisphosphate carboxylase large subunit, whose amino-acid sequence MAKTYNAGVKEYRETYWMPEYEPKDSDFLACFKVVPQPGVPREEIAAAVAAESSTGTWTTVWTDLLTDLDYYKGRAYRIEDVPGDDSAFYAFIAYPIDLFEEGSIVSVMTSLVGNVFGFKALRSIRLEDIRFPLAYVMTCGGPPHGIQVERDKMDKYGRPMLGCTIKPKLGLSAKNYGRAVYECLRGGLDFTKDDENVTSQPFMRWRDRFLFCQDAIEKAQAETGERKGHYLNVTAGTPEEMYERAEFAKEIGSPIVMHDFLTGGLTANTGLANYCRKNGLLLHIHRAMHGVIDRNPMHGIHFRVLSKVLRLSGGDHLHSGTVVGKLEGDREATLGWIDIMRDSFIAEDRSRGIMFDQDFGAMPGVIPVASGGIHVWHMPALVAIFGDDSVLQFGGGTLGHPWGNAAGAAANRVALEACVQARNEGQEIEKNGKEILTNAAKHSPELKIAMETWKEIKFEFDTVDKLDVSHK is encoded by the coding sequence ATGGCAAAGACTTATAACGCAGGTGTAAAAGAATACCGCGAAACTTATTGGATGCCAGAGTATGAGCCAAAAGACTCAGACTTTTTAGCGTGTTTTAAAGTTGTTCCACAACCAGGTGTACCACGTGAAGAAATCGCAGCGGCTGTTGCGGCTGAATCTTCAACAGGTACTTGGACTACAGTATGGACTGACCTTTTAACAGATTTGGATTATTACAAAGGACGTGCATACAGAATTGAAGACGTTCCAGGTGACGACTCTGCATTCTATGCATTCATCGCTTACCCAATCGATTTGTTCGAAGAAGGTTCAATCGTAAGTGTTATGACCTCTTTGGTTGGTAACGTTTTCGGATTTAAAGCGCTTCGTTCTATCCGTCTTGAAGATATCCGTTTCCCACTAGCATACGTTATGACTTGTGGTGGACCTCCACATGGTATCCAAGTAGAACGTGACAAAATGGACAAGTATGGTCGTCCAATGTTGGGTTGTACTATCAAGCCTAAATTGGGTCTATCTGCTAAGAACTACGGACGTGCTGTTTATGAGTGTCTTCGTGGTGGTCTTGACTTCACTAAAGATGATGAGAACGTAACTTCACAACCATTCATGCGTTGGAGAGATCGTTTCCTATTCTGTCAAGACGCTATCGAGAAAGCACAAGCTGAAACGGGTGAGCGTAAAGGTCACTACTTGAACGTTACTGCTGGTACGCCAGAAGAAATGTACGAGCGTGCTGAGTTTGCAAAAGAAATCGGTTCTCCGATTGTTATGCATGACTTCTTGACAGGTGGTTTGACTGCAAACACTGGTCTTGCTAACTACTGCCGTAAAAACGGTCTGTTGTTGCACATTCACCGCGCAATGCACGGTGTAATCGACCGTAACCCAATGCACGGGATTCACTTCCGCGTATTGTCAAAAGTACTTCGTTTGTCTGGTGGTGACCACCTTCACTCAGGTACGGTTGTTGGTAAGCTAGAAGGTGACCGTGAAGCGACCCTAGGTTGGATCGACATCATGCGTGACAGCTTCATTGCTGAAGACCGTTCACGTGGAATCATGTTCGACCAAGACTTCGGTGCAATGCCAGGTGTTATCCCAGTTGCTTCTGGTGGTATCCACGTATGGCACATGCCAGCACTTGTAGCTATCTTCGGTGATGATTCAGTTCTTCAGTTCGGTGGTGGTACGCTAGGTCACCCATGGGGTAACGCAGCGGGTGCAGCGGCTAACCGTGTAGCACTTGAGGCTTGTGTACAAGCACGTAACGAAGGTCAAGAAATCGAGAAGAACGGTAAAGAGATTCTGACAAATGCTGCTAAGCATAGCCCAGAATTGAAGATCGCTATGGAAACTTGGAAAGAAATCAAGTTCGAATTCGATACTGTTGACAAACTTGATGTTAGCCACAAGTAA
- a CDS encoding LysR family transcriptional regulator, whose product MQNLHLTAQQIRIFESVARNKSYTKAAEELYLSQPAVSIQIKRIEENNDVKLIEVVGKRLYLTRAGEQMYKSCQKILDELKDLNISIKSAQQKVEGELTMAVVTPAKYFMPYILKSFLNRYPNVIPRITVVNRRRILDELKQNQYDLAIMGRVPEEYKMEAFPFFKSDLVVIAPPKHPLAKVKNITQDQIANENFILREKGSGIRIATEELFAKNGVQIEPYMELGSTESIKQAVMAGLGISVIPQHAIRIESKHGHLEILDVEGFPLNRDWYVVKLEQKTPPPPAQAFLEFLHSVDINKLLARSDTR is encoded by the coding sequence ATGCAAAATTTACATTTGACGGCACAACAAATTCGTATTTTTGAATCTGTCGCCCGCAATAAAAGCTATACAAAAGCGGCCGAAGAACTCTATCTTTCTCAACCGGCCGTTTCGATTCAAATCAAAAGAATCGAAGAAAACAATGACGTCAAACTCATAGAAGTCGTCGGCAAACGTTTATACCTGACGCGCGCCGGCGAACAAATGTACAAAAGCTGCCAGAAAATCCTTGATGAGCTGAAAGACCTGAATATCAGTATCAAGTCTGCACAACAAAAAGTTGAAGGCGAACTGACGATGGCGGTGGTCACACCGGCTAAGTACTTCATGCCCTATATTTTGAAGTCTTTCCTGAACCGTTATCCAAACGTTATCCCGCGCATTACCGTGGTAAACCGCCGTCGAATCTTGGATGAGCTCAAACAAAACCAATACGATTTGGCCATTATGGGACGTGTACCTGAAGAGTATAAAATGGAAGCCTTTCCATTCTTCAAAAGTGATTTGGTGGTGATTGCACCGCCTAAGCACCCACTTGCTAAGGTAAAAAACATTACGCAGGACCAGATAGCGAATGAAAACTTCATCCTAAGGGAAAAGGGTTCTGGTATTCGTATCGCAACGGAAGAGCTCTTTGCCAAAAACGGCGTGCAAATAGAGCCCTACATGGAACTCGGAAGTACCGAATCCATTAAACAAGCCGTTATGGCAGGGTTAGGCATCTCTGTTATCCCACAACATGCGATTCGCATTGAATCAAAACATGGGCATTTGGAAATATTAGATGTAGAAGGCTTCCCGTTGAACAGGGACTGGTATGTGGTAAAACTTGAACAGAAAACGCCACCACCTCCGGCTCAGGCGTTCTTGGAATTTCTGCATTCAGTAGATATCAACAAGCTATTGGCTCGTTCCGATACAAGATAG
- a CDS encoding phosphomannomutase/phosphoglucomutase, which translates to MTLLCSSGIFKAYDIRGKVDVTLDEQVSEAIGIAFAEALRACGEDRLVVGRDGRLSSLRLQRAFMRGVSSQNVSVIDVGEVTSPMVYFAAATIDGVNSCAVITGSHNPPEDNGIKLVLQGQAMYGDQIQALYRRISSTAFDDDFKTAQNLPGWGQPYIETLPVLTDYCRRISEEIQINRPLKVVVDAGNGVAGRYAPEVLRAIGCEVIELFCEVDGRFPNHHPDPAKLGNLAALREVVLASKADIGLAFDGDGDRCGVLDNLGNVLEPDRQLILFAKDILANHPGAEVIFDVKCSALVMQEVTRHGGKATMWKTGHSLMKAKMKETGALLGGEMSGHLFFQDRWYGFDDAIYTAARLLELVANQSKTTAELFAGIPKWRATPEIHVSITEGEGAVLVERLRQSFVDQPDSKVKEVVTLDGVRVEYAQGWGLVRASNTTSTLTIRFEATSQTALLEIQAAFKQRLLKLEPTLVLPF; encoded by the coding sequence GTGACGTTGCTGTGCAGCTCTGGTATTTTCAAAGCCTACGATATTCGTGGCAAAGTTGATGTCACGCTAGATGAACAGGTCTCTGAAGCGATAGGCATCGCCTTTGCCGAAGCGCTAAGGGCTTGCGGTGAAGATCGTTTGGTTGTCGGGCGTGATGGCAGGCTGTCCAGCTTGCGGTTACAAAGAGCTTTTATGCGAGGTGTTTCGAGTCAAAATGTTTCTGTTATCGACGTTGGTGAGGTCACTTCGCCAATGGTTTATTTTGCTGCAGCAACGATAGATGGTGTTAACTCTTGTGCGGTCATTACAGGCTCGCATAATCCACCAGAAGACAACGGCATCAAGTTAGTTCTACAAGGGCAAGCAATGTATGGCGATCAAATTCAAGCGCTGTATCGTCGCATTAGCTCTACCGCCTTTGATGATGATTTCAAAACCGCTCAAAATCTGCCAGGTTGGGGGCAACCCTACATAGAAACGCTACCTGTTTTGACCGACTATTGCCGCCGTATTTCAGAAGAAATCCAGATTAATCGACCATTAAAAGTAGTGGTGGATGCGGGAAATGGTGTTGCTGGTCGTTATGCCCCGGAAGTTCTCAGGGCAATTGGCTGCGAAGTCATCGAGCTATTCTGTGAAGTGGATGGACGTTTTCCTAATCATCACCCAGACCCTGCAAAACTGGGCAATCTTGCAGCACTAAGAGAAGTTGTGCTGGCGTCCAAAGCGGATATCGGGCTGGCATTTGATGGCGATGGCGATCGTTGTGGTGTTTTGGATAATTTGGGCAATGTGTTGGAGCCTGATCGCCAATTGATTTTGTTTGCCAAGGATATTTTGGCTAATCATCCGGGGGCGGAAGTGATTTTTGACGTGAAGTGTTCAGCGCTGGTGATGCAAGAGGTAACACGTCATGGCGGTAAGGCGACCATGTGGAAAACAGGGCACTCGCTGATGAAGGCCAAAATGAAAGAAACAGGTGCTTTATTGGGCGGAGAAATGTCGGGGCACTTGTTTTTTCAGGACAGATGGTATGGCTTTGATGATGCTATTTATACAGCGGCACGTTTGTTGGAATTAGTTGCCAATCAAAGCAAAACAACGGCAGAATTATTTGCGGGCATACCCAAGTGGCGGGCCACGCCGGAAATTCATGTTTCTATCACTGAGGGTGAGGGAGCCGTCTTGGTGGAACGTTTGCGTCAAAGTTTTGTAGATCAACCTGACTCGAAGGTCAAAGAAGTGGTCACTTTGGACGGTGTTCGGGTTGAGTATGCACAAGGTTGGGGGTTGGTTCGAGCGTCAAACACGACGTCAACGCTCACGATTCGATTTGAGGCGACTTCTCAAACAGCACTGTTAGAGATTCAAGCAGCGTTCAAGCAACGCTTACTCAAGCTTGAACCTACATTGGTTTTGCCTTTTTAA
- the lsrK gene encoding autoinducer-2 kinase, which produces MDAVLLAIDAGTGSGRAVIFDAAGHQLGVGQEEWVHIAEPNVPNSMSFDCKNNWELICRCIKKAIQQAGVSPSQIQAVSSTSMREGIVLYNESNQPIWAVANVDARASEEVKELHQQFPGMEEAFYQVSGQTFALGALPRLLWLKKHHPETFAQVRHINMISDWVLTELSGKIVSEPSNAGTAGIFSLKDRSWFPHLVKALDIPPSIFPDTFETGTQVGEVSAQAAKQTGLLAGTPVITGGGDVQLGSAGLGVVELGESAVLGGTFWQQIVNIPADTAVPKDLSIRVNPHVIPGVSQAEGITFFSGLVMRWFRDAFCDLEVMQAQEQGVDAYTLLEQKAQKVPVGSYGILPVFSDAMNYGHWMHASPSFINLSLDAEKCNKASMFRALQENACIVSAINLKNIEAFSGISSEQLVFAGGASKGLLWPQILADVTGKTIHIPEVKEATALGAAMAAGTGIGIYNSMAQASREIVRWEKTVEPNLEHTQRYADITEKWQAVYQAQLDLVKSGLTEPMWKAPGL; this is translated from the coding sequence ATGGATGCAGTGTTATTGGCGATAGATGCGGGAACTGGTTCGGGCAGGGCGGTTATTTTTGATGCTGCTGGACATCAGTTAGGTGTTGGTCAAGAAGAATGGGTGCATATCGCAGAACCTAATGTGCCGAATTCCATGTCGTTTGACTGTAAAAACAACTGGGAATTAATTTGTCGTTGTATCAAAAAAGCGATCCAGCAAGCTGGAGTTTCTCCTAGTCAGATTCAAGCGGTTTCATCAACGTCTATGCGGGAAGGAATCGTACTTTATAACGAATCAAATCAGCCAATTTGGGCGGTAGCCAATGTTGATGCCAGAGCCTCGGAAGAAGTCAAAGAGTTGCATCAACAGTTTCCAGGGATGGAAGAAGCCTTTTATCAAGTATCGGGGCAAACATTTGCTTTAGGTGCCTTGCCAAGACTGCTGTGGCTGAAAAAGCATCATCCGGAAACATTCGCACAAGTTCGGCATATCAACATGATCAGCGATTGGGTTTTGACTGAGCTCTCGGGCAAGATTGTGAGCGAACCATCTAATGCAGGAACAGCCGGTATTTTTTCATTGAAAGACCGCAGTTGGTTCCCTCATTTGGTTAAGGCTCTAGATATTCCCCCTTCAATTTTCCCGGATACCTTTGAAACAGGTACTCAAGTGGGGGAAGTGTCGGCGCAGGCGGCGAAGCAAACTGGATTGCTGGCAGGCACTCCCGTTATTACTGGTGGCGGAGATGTTCAATTGGGCTCGGCTGGATTAGGTGTTGTCGAGTTGGGAGAGTCAGCTGTATTAGGGGGAACCTTTTGGCAACAGATTGTTAATATCCCAGCGGATACGGCGGTGCCGAAGGATTTGTCGATTCGTGTGAATCCGCATGTCATTCCGGGAGTATCTCAGGCAGAAGGGATTACGTTTTTCAGTGGCTTGGTGATGCGTTGGTTTCGAGATGCTTTTTGCGATTTGGAAGTCATGCAGGCGCAAGAACAAGGCGTTGATGCTTATACTCTACTTGAACAAAAGGCACAAAAAGTACCGGTTGGTTCCTATGGGATATTGCCTGTTTTTTCGGATGCAATGAATTATGGTCATTGGATGCATGCCAGTCCCTCGTTTATTAATTTAAGTCTGGATGCAGAAAAGTGCAATAAAGCGTCAATGTTTAGAGCCTTACAGGAAAACGCTTGTATTGTTTCGGCAATTAATTTGAAAAATATTGAGGCGTTTTCTGGTATTTCCAGTGAGCAACTGGTGTTTGCTGGTGGAGCAAGCAAAGGACTGCTTTGGCCGCAAATTTTAGCGGATGTGACTGGCAAGACGATTCATATACCTGAAGTCAAAGAAGCGACTGCGCTGGGAGCAGCTATGGCTGCAGGCACTGGTATTGGGATTTACAACTCAATGGCTCAGGCATCTCGCGAAATTGTCAGATGGGAAAAAACGGTAGAACCCAATTTGGAACATACTCAGCGCTATGCTGATATTACCGAAAAGTGGCAGGCAGTTTATCAAGCACAGTTGGATTTGGTTAAGTCAGGCCTGACCGAACCCATGTGGAAAGCGCCAGGTTTGTGA
- a CDS encoding class II aldolase/adducin family protein, producing the protein MQNYWNETEAAQISSDLDMRVYTSRLLGKDMNLVMHGGGNTSVKSQVNGEDILYVKGSGWDLETIEPAGFAPVKLDALLKMAELDSMSDMDMVAQQREAMIDASAPNPSVEAILHAVIPFKFVDHTHADALVTISNTPNGEAILKELYGDTVLFVPYVMPGFILAKAVYEQTKNVDWSNIKGMVLMNHGLFTFSDSGKDAYNMMVELAGMAEDYLQSKTHLPTLQGAHEISEEYLEELVGCVAQIKSPDAPEEVIGLVNESVVSQIFAQQSDSVLKQVSVLTPDHIIRTKQKPVILSGDIARIEDEVQAYISSYKAYFNQHQTHEICLNPAPHYAVIKGVGSVAFGKSEKEVEIIQDINDHTFEAILRAQDLGGYQPLSDAELFEMEYWELEQAKLKKSS; encoded by the coding sequence ATGCAAAATTATTGGAATGAAACGGAAGCTGCTCAGATTAGCAGTGATTTAGACATGCGAGTTTACACTTCGCGTTTACTTGGCAAGGATATGAATCTGGTCATGCACGGGGGTGGAAACACCTCTGTAAAATCGCAAGTCAACGGTGAAGACATTTTATATGTCAAAGGGTCTGGTTGGGATTTGGAAACAATTGAACCAGCAGGCTTTGCGCCCGTAAAGTTAGACGCGCTATTGAAAATGGCAGAACTTGACAGCATGTCAGATATGGATATGGTTGCACAACAACGTGAGGCAATGATTGATGCTTCCGCGCCAAATCCATCAGTAGAAGCTATTCTACATGCAGTGATTCCGTTTAAGTTTGTAGATCATACCCATGCAGATGCATTGGTGACTATTAGCAACACACCAAACGGCGAAGCGATTTTAAAAGAATTGTATGGCGATACGGTTTTGTTTGTACCTTATGTGATGCCTGGGTTTATTTTGGCTAAAGCCGTTTATGAACAGACTAAAAACGTTGATTGGTCAAATATCAAAGGCATGGTCTTGATGAACCATGGTTTGTTTACGTTTTCGGACTCTGGTAAAGATGCCTATAACATGATGGTTGAACTGGCAGGCATGGCAGAAGACTATTTACAAAGTAAAACTCATTTGCCGACATTGCAAGGTGCGCATGAAATTTCGGAAGAGTATCTAGAAGAATTAGTCGGCTGTGTTGCTCAGATCAAGTCGCCAGACGCGCCGGAAGAAGTGATTGGCTTGGTGAATGAATCTGTGGTCTCGCAAATATTCGCTCAACAGTCGGATAGTGTTTTAAAGCAAGTGAGTGTTTTGACGCCAGACCATATTATTAGAACCAAGCAGAAGCCTGTCATTCTATCGGGCGATATAGCGCGTATTGAAGATGAAGTACAAGCTTACATCTCTTCCTATAAGGCTTACTTTAACCAACATCAGACTCATGAGATATGTCTTAATCCGGCACCGCATTATGCAGTAATCAAAGGCGTAGGATCGGTTGCATTCGGAAAGTCTGAAAAAGAAGTTGAGATTATCCAAGACATAAATGACCATACCTTTGAAGCTATTTTGCGTGCACAAGATTTAGGTGGGTACCAACCACTTTCCGATGCTGAATTGTTTGAGATGGAGTATTGGGAATTGGAACAAGCTAAGCTTAAAAAATCTAGCTAA
- a CDS encoding cupin domain-containing protein, which translates to MYMTHEDKHEYRFETHGPKYLTVGPNVDLGVVVITPGEHHPCHKHVKQEESFLGLEGECAVYVDGERVVIKPGTYLRCDPNEAHYFRNETDTPFKAVFIKAPHLEEKDSVYIDWEPGQPFIKEDA; encoded by the coding sequence ATGTACATGACGCATGAAGATAAACACGAGTATCGTTTTGAAACCCATGGACCTAAATATTTAACTGTTGGGCCTAACGTCGATTTGGGGGTGGTTGTGATCACGCCTGGCGAACATCACCCTTGCCACAAGCATGTTAAGCAAGAAGAGTCATTTTTAGGTTTGGAAGGTGAATGTGCGGTTTACGTGGATGGTGAACGTGTCGTAATTAAACCGGGTACTTATTTGCGCTGCGATCCGAATGAAGCACATTATTTCCGCAATGAGACGGACACACCTTTCAAAGCTGTGTTTATCAAAGCGCCTCATCTGGAAGAAAAAGATTCTGTTTATATTGATTGGGAACCGGGTCAGCCATTTATTAAAGAAGACGCTTAA
- the dut gene encoding dUTP diphosphatase, with the protein MCQNSGQNLNRKGSDMTIQVEYKILDKRLGNEIEMPHYGTKGSAGLDLRACIDAPLTIEPGQTVLIPTGMAIHLDDAGLAAMILPRSGLGHKHGIVLGNLVGLIDSDYQGELKVSCWNRGDTPYTVEVGERIAQMVIVPVLQPVFTEVEEFGEATERGMGGFGHTGTH; encoded by the coding sequence TTGTGCCAAAATAGCGGACAAAATTTAAACAGAAAAGGAAGCGATATGACCATTCAAGTCGAATACAAAATCTTGGATAAACGTTTGGGGAATGAGATTGAGATGCCACATTACGGTACCAAAGGTTCGGCTGGATTGGATTTGCGCGCTTGTATCGATGCCCCTTTGACCATAGAACCGGGGCAAACGGTTTTAATTCCGACCGGAATGGCGATTCACCTTGATGATGCGGGCTTGGCAGCAATGATTTTGCCTCGCTCCGGTCTGGGACATAAACATGGTATTGTTTTGGGGAATTTGGTGGGTTTAATTGATTCCGATTACCAAGGAGAACTGAAAGTGTCATGTTGGAATCGTGGTGACACGCCTTATACAGTTGAAGTTGGCGAGCGCATCGCACAAATGGTGATTGTCCCTGTTCTACAACCTGTGTTTACTGAAGTCGAAGAGTTCGGTGAAGCAACCGAGCGTGGCATGGGTGGGTTTGGTCATACTGGAACACATTAA
- a CDS encoding MFS transporter, with amino-acid sequence MLAPRNIWALGWVSFFTDLATAITKPLIPIYVVLILNQGVDKLGYILAITTFVSYLFRWFGGWLSDKLQVTKPLLIVGYGLSMIMKPLMAFAVSWQSIAFYSATERLGKAIRSAPKDVLISASAQSSHQGRAFGVHKTLDIAGETLGGIVVFVLLILLGQSAEHIQIIFMSTLLPGAIAVLILILFVQDKVKSKYMTPRPATSDDDTPQKQFDQALWGWFFIYFFAVFFMLNDAFMLIQGHDKGVATFWLPLLMVTSGLTQTLISYTVGKKLDASGARTLMLISLLSGIASTALLFSSHPTGIFLAFVFQGIFMVTGLNALRTRIGQTKHAKGKAYGVFYLGTAIATALGNLIIGQLWEHLGNNQALTFSLAGLLILLVIAVLKPKLLIENGVDPQSIHPAT; translated from the coding sequence ATGCTAGCACCGAGAAATATCTGGGCACTGGGTTGGGTCAGTTTCTTTACCGACTTGGCAACTGCCATTACCAAACCGCTCATTCCAATATATGTGGTTTTGATTCTCAACCAAGGCGTGGACAAACTCGGCTATATACTTGCCATCACGACGTTTGTCTCCTATTTATTCCGTTGGTTCGGCGGTTGGCTCAGTGACAAACTTCAAGTAACCAAACCACTACTAATCGTCGGCTACGGTCTATCAATGATTATGAAACCTTTAATGGCATTTGCGGTCAGTTGGCAGAGCATCGCTTTCTATAGCGCCACAGAAAGACTGGGCAAAGCCATTCGCAGTGCTCCCAAAGATGTCTTGATTTCCGCATCAGCACAATCCAGCCATCAAGGGCGTGCATTCGGTGTTCACAAAACACTGGATATTGCAGGTGAAACGCTAGGCGGCATTGTCGTTTTTGTCCTGCTCATCCTGCTCGGGCAGTCTGCTGAACATATTCAAATAATTTTCATGTCAACGCTATTGCCAGGGGCTATCGCTGTGCTCATCCTCATTCTCTTTGTGCAGGACAAGGTGAAATCAAAATATATGACGCCTCGCCCTGCAACTTCGGACGATGACACGCCACAGAAACAGTTCGACCAAGCGCTGTGGGGCTGGTTCTTTATCTACTTCTTTGCGGTATTTTTCATGCTCAATGACGCCTTTATGTTAATTCAAGGGCATGACAAAGGCGTGGCGACTTTTTGGTTGCCTTTACTGATGGTGACATCAGGACTCACTCAAACGCTCATCAGCTATACCGTCGGTAAAAAACTCGATGCAAGCGGTGCACGAACCCTGATGCTCATCAGTTTGTTATCTGGCATTGCCTCAACGGCTTTACTTTTTTCTTCACACCCAACGGGCATTTTCTTAGCCTTCGTATTCCAAGGCATTTTCATGGTCACAGGATTGAATGCCTTGCGCACCCGCATTGGTCAAACAAAACACGCCAAAGGCAAGGCTTATGGTGTTTTTTACTTGGGAACAGCCATCGCTACCGCTTTAGGCAACCTGATTATTGGACAACTATGGGAACATCTTGGCAATAACCAAGCATTAACGTTTTCCTTAGCCGGGTTACTGATACTGTTAGTGATTGCAGTATTAAAGCCGAAGCTACTGATTGAAAATGGCGTTGACCCCCAATCCATTCATCCGGCAACTTAA
- a CDS encoding DUF3010 family protein: MLKQQFHAKESSRIDRVIEIITILFKTNREMVMVICGVELSGNDAIISLLKVEEDIFHLPDCRVRRVTCQNPDRADDLRYFQKTFAKLIEDYQIDNVVIRARLKKGKFAGGADGFKLEAALQLMPNVNVTLLSATEQKENLKKYPLPITFAETGLKKFQEPAFMAAFAYYAGQHEW, encoded by the coding sequence ATGTTAAAACAGCAATTTCATGCCAAAGAATCTTCCCGAATCGACAGGGTTATTGAGATAATCACGATATTGTTTAAAACCAATCGGGAGATGGTCATGGTGATTTGTGGTGTAGAACTCAGTGGAAATGATGCAATTATCAGCTTGCTGAAAGTGGAAGAGGATATTTTTCACTTGCCTGATTGTCGAGTGCGTCGCGTGACTTGTCAAAACCCCGATAGAGCCGATGATTTGAGGTATTTTCAAAAAACATTCGCTAAATTGATCGAAGATTATCAGATTGATAATGTGGTGATTCGCGCGCGTTTGAAAAAAGGCAAGTTTGCAGGTGGTGCGGATGGGTTCAAGTTAGAGGCAGCGTTACAGTTGATGCCAAACGTGAATGTGACTTTGCTGTCGGCAACAGAGCAAAAAGAGAACTTAAAAAAATACCCATTACCCATTACCTTTGCGGAAACCGGATTGAAAAAATTTCAAGAACCAGCATTTATGGCGGCGTTTGCATACTATGCCGGGCAACATGAATGGTGA